GATGGCGGCGTCGAGTTCGGCCAGGGCACCTTTCGTGTCCCCGTTCTGCATCATTTCGGAGTACTTCTGCATGTGCGCCATGACCTTCTGGCGCTCGTCGGCTTCGCGTTCTTGGGCCTGGACAGCGGCATTGGCGTCGAACTTGCCCGCCACGACGTCGGCGAGGACGTCGCCCATTTCCATCGGATGGCCGATCCACGCGATCTTCGAGTCCTTACCCACCACGAACGCGGTCGGAATGCCCTCCTGCTTGGCCGCCTCCATCCAGTTTTTGGCCATGAACGCCGCCGACCCGTCGACCGCGACGTTGTAGTCCATTTTCGACCCCATGTCTGCGACGAACTTCTTCACAGCGTCCAGGTTGTCGGCGGGCCGCTCGAAGGAGTCGACGCCGATGAACGTCACGTCCTTGTGCTTCTTCGCCAGTTCGGTCAAATGCGGAATGGACTCGCGGCAGGGGCCGCACCAGGTCGCCCAAAACTCGACGACATAGACCTTTCCGGACTCGAACCCCTTGACGGGCTGACCTTTGACCCAGGTCGCGACTTTAAGTTCGGGGGCCTTGCTACCGACCTTCAGGTCTTGCGCGACGGCCATGGCGGAAAGAAGACCGGCCGCCGCAAGGGCGCCGATGATCCGAAGGGACGGGATCGGTTTCATAGTGACCACTCGTTGAGAACGTCTGATTGTGGACGGTCTTCTGGTTAGACGCTCGGTCCAGCCTCAAAAGTGCCGCAAGAGGCCTATGGCACCGGTTGGAGGAGGAACGAGCCCTTCTGCGCTTTCCACTTCGTCAACGTGAGCTTGAGCCGACCGGCCTTGATCGCCGGGTCTTTGGCCGCCATCTCGTCGATCTTGGAGCGCTCCATGTCCTTGAAGACGAAGATGCCCCGCAAGGTGCCGTCCTCCATCATTGGGCCGGCGATCAAAAGGGCGCCGGACTTGGCCATCGACGTGATGTTCGCCATATGGCCCGCTTGGACCGTCTTCGCCTCTTCGTCCGAAATCTTGGGCACATCGGCGGGCCGCTCGAGCGTCCCGAACCAGAAGTCGTCGAGGTCCATGAACGCGGTCCCCTTCTTTACGTAGTTCTTGGCGAAGAACCAGGTGTGCGTCTCGAGCTTCAGTCGACCGGCTTTGATCCACGGGTCGTCGGCCAACATCTCTTCTGCTTCTTTCGCTGTCTCGACGTCGAGGACGACAAGCCCTTTCCGCTTGCCCGGCTCTGCGAACGGGCCGACGACGAGCGCCTTTCGCGACGACCACAACCGTTCCAGGTTCTTGAGGTGGCCGGCTTGAAGCTCTTCGGGGTCGCCGACCTTGGGCCATTGTCCGTCCGGTTCGATAAGGAACACGAGCTGACCCTTGCCCATCTTGACCTCCGGGAGGTCTTGTTGCACCGAAAGGGAAAGGGCGAGGAACGGCAAGATCATGTGCCGATTATCCCATAGCCGCTAACGGACGTTAAAGTACTGCGCTTCGGGGTGGTGGACGATGATCGCGCTCGTCGACTGTTCGGGGACGAGCATCCACTCCTCGCTCAGTTCGATCCCGATGTCGGCAGGCTCTAAGAGGTCCATGAGTTGCCTCTGGTCTTCAAGGTTCGGACACGCGGGGTATCCGAACGAGTAGCGGGCTCCTTGGTAGCGGGCGCTAAAGAGGAGCCGGAGCTCCTCCGGCTCTTGGCCGTCGATCCCGGTCTCGTGGCGGATCTGTCGGTGCCAGTACTCGGCCAAGGCCTCGGCCGTCTCCACGCCCATCCCGTGCGTGTAGAGGTACTCCTGGAAGTCGCCTTCTTGAAACTGCTTCCGTTCCAGTTCGCTGACACCCGGTCCGACGGTCACGATGTGGAACGCGGCCACGTCCATGACGCCACTGTCGACGCTCTTGAAGAAGTCGCTGATGCACAGTCGCCGTCCGTCCCGTTGCCGAGGGAACGTGAAGCGGCACCGCTCGGTCCTCTGGTCGTCCTGATAGACGATCAGGTCGTTCCCTTGGCTCTGAGCCCAGAAGTAACCCCACTTTACGGCGGGACGGAGCACCGAGGCCAGTTCTCTTTGCTTCCGCTCGAAGACGGGGCGGACGTTCTCTTCGAGCCAAGCGGCGAATTCGGGGTTCGACATCCCGTCAGGTCGCCGGTACTGCCATTGACCTCGCCATAAGGCGACGGTGTTGATGTACTTGTACAGCTCGAAGAGGTCGAACCGGGTCGTCCTTTTCGCACCGTAGAACGGAAGCGTCGGAACGGGTGCGTCTTCGGACACGTCGCTGCGCGTCCCGTCGAACACGTACAGGGCGGGGTCGACCGTCCCGACGCGGTGGCTCGACGTCCTTGCAACCGCATCCTCGTCGGGGCCTTCAGGCATGGGTCCGTCCGAACCGATCTGCTCCATGAGGCGAAGCCCTTCGAACGCGTCTTGAGCGTAGAACACGGTCCCTGCATAAACCTGGCGCAGATCCTGCTCGACGTAGGCCCTGGTCAAAGCTGCGCCTCCGAGGATGACCGGATACTGGGAGAGTCCACGATCGTTCATTTCCAGCAGGTTGTCCCTCATGACGATCGTGCTCTTGACCAGGAGCCCGCTCAGGCCGATCACCTGGACCTGGTGCTCCCGCGCCTTGTCGAGGATGTTGTTGATCGGCTGCTTGATCCCGATATTGACGACCCGGTAGCCGTTGTTCGAAAGGATGATGTCGACCAGGTTCTTGCCGATATCGTGGACGTCCCCCGCGACCGTCGCGAGGAGGATCGACCCCTTTTCGCTCCCCTCCACCCGCTCCATCTTCGGTTCGAGATACCGCACCGCCGCCTTCATGACCTCGGCGCTCTGCAGGACGAACGGGAGTTGCATCTTGCCAGACCCGAACAGTTCGCCGACCGTCTTCATCCCTTCCAAGAGGATCTCGTTGATCACTTGGAGCGGCTCGTATCCGACCAGCGCGGCGTCGATATGGGATTCGAGGTTCTTTTTGGCACCGTCGACGATGTGCTTCTGAAGGGTCTGTTCGACCGTCAACCCCTCATAAGGGTCCACCGACGTGTCCACCGCCTTGACGTTCTCAAAGCGGGCCATCAGTTCGATCAGTGGATCGTACGTACAGACGGTCTCGTCGGGCATGGCGGCTAAGCTCCCGTTATGAGCCGAAGCGGCACGGACCTCTAGGCCCTTTCGGCGACGAACAGCATGTTCGAGGTCAAGACGATCCTCTTGTTGCCTGTTTCGGCAGCGTACAGCATCCGCATCGGGACCGTCCCAAGTTTCCAGACTAGCTTGCGGACCGCGCTCACAGCACCGTGGACGACGATCTCTTCCTCGTAGCACCGGACGTTTTCGAAACCTGCCGCATGAAGACACTGACGCATCGACTGGGGCGTGTACGCGAGCTCGTGGGTCACGTCGCCGTACCGGATCGTGGGGCCGAAGATGCCTTGTCCGTTAGGGACGCGCCCGATCAGACACCCCTTGCGCCGCAGGACCCGGGCGACCTCGTCGAGCGTTTCGAACAACTCTGCCCGCGTAAGATGCTCGAGCACGTCCATGAACACCGCCACGTCGAGCTTGCCGTCTGCGACCGAATGCAGATAATCCGAGAGCGTCCCTAACCGGACTTCCTCCAATCCTAGCGAACGGGCGACCGCGACCATCGCGGGAGACACGTCGACGCCTTCGACGTTCCCATAGCCGCGTTTTTTGAGGACGTCGACCAACGCTCCGTATCCGCATCCAAAGTCGACGATCCGGGCGTTGCGGTCGGACGGAAAATGTCTCTCGCACAGTCGCCGCAAGTTCCGTTGCTTCTTGCGAAGGCTGCCCCCGACGTCGTTCAAGGTCAATCGGGACGATCCCGAGGAAACGTAGTCGTCGTAGATCCGGGTCTTCCAGTCGACGGGCACGCCTCTGGCACCTACCTTCCCGTCAGGCTGACGCAGACCACCCGTGTCGACAGCGAGCGGTTTAAGGTGTAAAAGTGGATCCCTGGCGCCCCCTTGGCCAAGAGTTCCCTGCATTGTCCGATCGCCCATTCGATGCCGAGCGCCAGGACGGCCTGCTCGTCATCGGAATACTTTTCCAACCGCTCCATCAGCGCCGACGGCACGGAAGCCCCGCACATGGTCGTGAACCGCTTGAGCTGAGCGACGTTGGTCACAGGCATGATCCCTGGAAGAATCGGCACATCGATCCGTTGTCTTCTCAGACGCTCGACGAACCGAAAGTATTTCTCATTGTCGAAAAAGAGTTGCGTTATAAGGAAATCACAACCTGCATGCACCTTTTGGACCAAGCGTCGAAGATCGTCTTCTGGGTCGGGGTTTTCCGTGTGCCCCTCCGGATAGCAGGCCGCGCCGATGCACATGGACTGACCGTCGCGGATGTACGACACGAGTTCGTCCGCGTATCGGAAATCGGAAAAACCCTCGTCCGGAACGTCCTTCGGCGGGTCACCTCGCAGGGCTAAGACGTTGTCGACCTGGTTCGACGCCAGCGAGTCCAGAGTCGATCCGATCTCCTCGCGGGTGTGGCCACGGCACGTCAAGTGCGCGACGGCCTCGATGCCGATGGTGTTCTTGATGTGGCTCGCGATCTCCACCGTCCGGTGGCGGGTGCTCCCTCCGGCACCGTAAGTCACGGACACGAACCCAGGTCCCAGCTCGGCGAGGTGCTCGATCGTCCCGTACAACCGGGCTAGTCCGACGTCCGTCTTCGGCGGGAAAAACTCGAAGCTGAAGGTCGGCTCGGGACGCCGGAGGAGGTCGGACACGCGCATGTCTCGGGCCTCCACGAGTATAACTGACGGCTTCTCGCCCCCGGAGCGGCCGATCGGCGGTCAGGCTCGCCGTCGGGGTCCATAATGGGCACTATGGACTCCTCTTTCCTGGAAGCGCTCGGTTCGCGGGTGTTGGTCTGGGACGGGGCCATGGGCACCCAGATCCAAGCCGCCGACCTCGATGACTCCGCGTTCGTCCTCGATCCTTCAAGGGACTGGGCCGGGCCGGTCGCGGAAGCCGCCCGTTCCCTCGAAGGAAAGGTGCTCGAAGGGTGCAACGAGATCCTCAACCTGACGCGTCCGGACGTCATCGAAGAGATCCATGCCGCCTATTACGCGGCCGGAAGCGACATCGTCGAGACCAACACTTTTGGCTCGACGTCGATCGTACTTGCCGAATACGACGTTCCGGAGCTCGTCTACGAGGTCTCCTATACCGCGGCCCGGATCGCCCGACGGGCAGCCGACCGTTTCGAAGGCAAGTTCGTGTCCGGCAGTATCGGCCCTGGCACCAAACTCGTCAGCCTTGGGCACACGACGTGGGACGAGTGCTTCGAAACGTACCTGACGTCGTACACGGCGCTGCTGGAAGGCGGTTCCGACCTGCTCCTTATCGAAACCCAACAGGACTTGCTGCTCGTGAAGTGCGCGGTCTGCGCCATGAACGAGGCCATGGAAAGGACGGGGCGGCACGTCCCGATCATCGTCCAAGTCACGATGGAGCAGACCGGCACGATGCTCCTCGGCAGTGAAATCGGAGCAGCCCTGAACATGGTCGAGTGCTTCCCGAACGTCGTCGCGGTCGGATTGAACTGCGCGACCGGACCCGTCGAGATGGGCGACCACGTCCGGTTCTTGAGCCGTCATTCGACCCGACCGATCTCGGTCCAACCTAACGCGGGTCTGCCCGTCATGGAGGGCGGCCGGGCCGTGTACAAACTCACTCCCGGACAGCTCGCCGACCATCACCGGACGTTCGTCGAGGACCATGGGGTCGCCTTGGTCGGAGGGTGCTGTGGCACGACGCCGGAACACATCCGGGCCGTCAGCGAAGCCGTGAACGGCCTGAAGCCTTCAGGCGAAGCCCACTGGCAGAAAGTCCGTCGCCTCTTCCCTGGCTTCGACTTTGCGATGACGGAGCCGGCTCGAGCGGAGGCCCTGTCGCTTGTCGGGTGTTCGAGCCTCTACCAGTTCCAGCCGTACCGACAGGACACGAGTTTCCTGATCATCGGTGAAAAGACGAACGCTAACGGGTCGAAGGCGTTCCGCGAGATGTTGGCCG
The DNA window shown above is from Armatimonadota bacterium and carries:
- a CDS encoding redoxin family protein, which translates into the protein MKPIPSLRIIGALAAAGLLSAMAVAQDLKVGSKAPELKVATWVKGQPVKGFESGKVYVVEFWATWCGPCRESIPHLTELAKKHKDVTFIGVDSFERPADNLDAVKKFVADMGSKMDYNVAVDGSAAFMAKNWMEAAKQEGIPTAFVVGKDSKIAWIGHPMEMGDVLADVVAGKFDANAAVQAQEREADERQKVMAHMQKYSEMMQNGDTKGALAELDAAIKETPSSEKMLGELKLELMARTGSTDTNAYAKKLSEGLIKDQAMSLNNVAWYLVDDEINYKKADYKLAVKIAERAVELSKSADPTILDTLAYCYFKGGNIDKAITTQEKAVKLLDTARGLDAETKEELRDRLEKFKKAKKGGQ
- a CDS encoding B12-binding domain-containing protein codes for the protein MPDETVCTYDPLIELMARFENVKAVDTSVDPYEGLTVEQTLQKHIVDGAKKNLESHIDAALVGYEPLQVINEILLEGMKTVGELFGSGKMQLPFVLQSAEVMKAAVRYLEPKMERVEGSEKGSILLATVAGDVHDIGKNLVDIILSNNGYRVVNIGIKQPINNILDKAREHQVQVIGLSGLLVKSTIVMRDNLLEMNDRGLSQYPVILGGAALTRAYVEQDLRQVYAGTVFYAQDAFEGLRLMEQIGSDGPMPEGPDEDAVARTSSHRVGTVDPALYVFDGTRSDVSEDAPVPTLPFYGAKRTTRFDLFELYKYINTVALWRGQWQYRRPDGMSNPEFAAWLEENVRPVFERKQRELASVLRPAVKWGYFWAQSQGNDLIVYQDDQRTERCRFTFPRQRDGRRLCISDFFKSVDSGVMDVAAFHIVTVGPGVSELERKQFQEGDFQEYLYTHGMGVETAEALAEYWHRQIRHETGIDGQEPEELRLLFSARYQGARYSFGYPACPNLEDQRQLMDLLEPADIGIELSEEWMLVPEQSTSAIIVHHPEAQYFNVR
- a CDS encoding class I SAM-dependent methyltransferase, with the translated sequence MPVDWKTRIYDDYVSSGSSRLTLNDVGGSLRKKQRNLRRLCERHFPSDRNARIVDFGCGYGALVDVLKKRGYGNVEGVDVSPAMVAVARSLGLEEVRLGTLSDYLHSVADGKLDVAVFMDVLEHLTRAELFETLDEVARVLRRKGCLIGRVPNGQGIFGPTIRYGDVTHELAYTPQSMRQCLHAAGFENVRCYEEEIVVHGAVSAVRKLVWKLGTVPMRMLYAAETGNKRIVLTSNMLFVAERA
- the metF gene encoding methylenetetrahydrofolate reductase [NAD(P)H], which translates into the protein MRVSDLLRRPEPTFSFEFFPPKTDVGLARLYGTIEHLAELGPGFVSVTYGAGGSTRHRTVEIASHIKNTIGIEAVAHLTCRGHTREEIGSTLDSLASNQVDNVLALRGDPPKDVPDEGFSDFRYADELVSYIRDGQSMCIGAACYPEGHTENPDPEDDLRRLVQKVHAGCDFLITQLFFDNEKYFRFVERLRRQRIDVPILPGIMPVTNVAQLKRFTTMCGASVPSALMERLEKYSDDEQAVLALGIEWAIGQCRELLAKGAPGIHFYTLNRSLSTRVVCVSLTGR
- a CDS encoding homocysteine S-methyltransferase family protein, yielding MDSSFLEALGSRVLVWDGAMGTQIQAADLDDSAFVLDPSRDWAGPVAEAARSLEGKVLEGCNEILNLTRPDVIEEIHAAYYAAGSDIVETNTFGSTSIVLAEYDVPELVYEVSYTAARIARRAADRFEGKFVSGSIGPGTKLVSLGHTTWDECFETYLTSYTALLEGGSDLLLIETQQDLLLVKCAVCAMNEAMERTGRHVPIIVQVTMEQTGTMLLGSEIGAALNMVECFPNVVAVGLNCATGPVEMGDHVRFLSRHSTRPISVQPNAGLPVMEGGRAVYKLTPGQLADHHRTFVEDHGVALVGGCCGTTPEHIRAVSEAVNGLKPSGEAHWQKVRRLFPGFDFAMTEPARAEALSLVGCSSLYQFQPYRQDTSFLIIGEKTNANGSKAFREMLAAENWEGLTELAKELEAEGSHVLDVCTAYVGRDEVRDMKTLLHRYNRHVTVPIMVDSTEVDVIEASLQTLAGKPIVNSINFEDGETRTQRVLALCRKYGAAVVALTIDERGMAKSVDDKVAIAERTLDATRAFGLPDHDVFFDCLTFTLGSGDEEFRKSAVATLEAIREIRSRHPNVNATLGVSNVSFGLKPAARMVLNSVFLQYALEAGLTSAIVHFSKIRPQSQVEPEVWTVASDLVFDRRRFAVA